AGAaccaaaattttgttattttgggtATATAATGGATCGTCTATAATTGAGTTCAAAAGAGTTGGTTTTGGGGGGGGTTTGTCATGAGGGTTGTAGCTTTTAGTTGCGGATTTGGTCGAAGTTTAGAGGAAAATGCTATCGATACAGACAGTTTATTTGCTTCCTGCAGGCATTCCCGTTGTGTCATAAAATGGCGTAAGATCACTCTCTTTAATGCTGTCCCTGCATCTCGGCTTTAGGGTGAACAGAGGCGATCAACTAGACATATGAAGCTCGTAAGTTATTTGGATTCGGTTTCACAAGAATTGAATTGGCTgcgttcatttttatttttgaaaggaCAAGGATAAACGTTTATTAATGAATGAAAGCCCCAAGGTTACTATGAGATAAATTATTGTATCACCAAAGCGACTAAACACATAGACATAGCAATACTGACCAAACTAAGCGGCGGTTTTGCTAGCAGGTTTGCATCTGTATTATTGATTTGGCATTTTTATCTTGATTTTGATGAtatcaacttaataataaaatattcataacattaTTCTTTAGATGTccattatggaaaaaaaaaatcctaatcaaGGAAGAAAAATATACATACCTATAATATGTATAACATATTGTCTCATTAAAAACTATATTAGGAAATCTcgattaattatatataaattcaaatcaattcatataaatatttatacaacTATATTGAATAATTTCTCAAGAATTTTGTATGCTTCcagcattctaaatccttcaagtattttaatataaacttctACTATAAAGTGATTCATATAGAAATTTATAACAAAAGTTATTAGACGCATATCAAATCTTTCATGAAGTGCCAAACTAATAATATACTAAggtttataattttgaaaaaatatattttctcttctattttctattattatttaaaaattttcacttcACCAAACAATGAATCCGAAAGCAAATTTGATGTACCAAAACTAAACATATATGAAATAGAGCATACTACAATAAGTAACATGTCAAGTACTGGATTTGGAAAGCTTCAATAGAAAGGAAGCATTTTTCTTTTACAGAGTACCTTGAAGCAGGAGGTAGAAGAAACATAATTACAAGCATAACAGATTGATTAGATCCGGGAAGGGATCATAGGGATGTTGTTCTGCAGGTACGCGCAGGCGGCAGCAACTCCACTGCCCAGCTTAACCGGATATCCGACATCTTTGAGTATCATCTCCACACCGGCTAGACAACCCAACAATTGCAACTGAAATAGATCAAAGCAAAAAAATACGGAACATTTGCTTTAGTAATTGCTTCTAACAAGttgctatttaattttatcaagtGAAAATATATGGTAATCAAGAGATTAAAAGGAAAGGAGCAATACTTGATTCAGGAATTACCTCATTTAGGTTTCCAAGATGTCCAATTCTGAATACCTTTCCGGCCACTTTGTTGAGGCCCAGACCTAAGCTCATATTGTATCTCTTCCATGCCCTTTTCACTATTTCTGCACTATCAATATAAGGGGGAACAAGGACAGCAGTCACAGTGTCACTGTACCATTCCTCCTTTTGTGTGCAGTTCTTCAAGCCCCATGCCTCCACAGCAAGCCTGTTTTTTATAATGTGCACCCAACAAAAAATCAATGTCGGTTATGGCTTTGACCTCGTGAACTTGAGAcatagaggaaagaaaagaatggCTCACCTTGTTGCTTTGCCCATACGGGTATGCCTTGCAATCACATTGTCGAGTCCTTCCTCGAATATAAGATCAAGAGCGGCTCTTAGCCCATACAATAGCTGGATTGAAGGGGTGTATGGCCAAAATGTTCCCAGTTTGTAGAACTTGAGGTAGTCATTCCAGTCGAAGAAAACTCTAACTGATTTTGCACTTTTGGATGCCTCCAAAGCTTTGGGGCTTGCACAAACAATACCCAGTCCTGTGGGAAGAGAAAGTGCCTTCTGAGAACCGGTTAGTGCGACGTCTACTCCCCACTCATCCATACGAAAATCAAGGGCACAAATAGAGGAAACTCCATCAACAAGAAGTAATGCTGGGTGCCTATAATGATCTAAGAAGAAACAATAACTATGTTTAGAAGTTGAATACACATAGCTTCGATCATAAATATTTgacaatcttttttttttcattcatttgaGCTTTGTATCAGCTTTCACTACAATAAAAGACAACAGCTCCAACACCAGTTGAATACACATCCACTACTTACCAAGTAATTTTCTCACAGTAGCCAGGTTGTTGGTGACTCCGGTTGCAGTCTCATTGTGAACAATGCAAATGGCCTTGATTGTGTGGGAGTGATCAGCTGCAAGTTTTTCTGCCAGAATGTCAAGGTTAGCACCTTGACCCCACTCACTTTCAACAACGTCGACGTTGAAGTTGAGGCGTTGTTGTTGATCAATCCACAGCAGACTGAATTGTCCAATTAGAAAAGATACAGTTCGATCTCCAGGGGACAGGGTATTAGTGAGTGCACTCTCCCATGCACCAGTTCCTGACTTCAAACAGCAACATTATATTCATAAACCAATACCAAACAAGTAAGATACTACTTGTGATTAATGATATGATTCAAAAAGGACATCATTGGCAAACAACACTTTTCATATGTTTTAGTTTTCAAGTCGGCTAATCTTAACCTGAGATGGATAAATGAAAACTTGTTAAAACAAGGATTACCTGTAGTTGGAATCAAAAAGGGAGTTCCAGTACTAGtcttgaaaattttcttgaCATCTTCAAGAAGATTTTTTGTCATGGCAGGAATGGCAGGGGAACGGTAATCCTCATTGTTCCTGTTCATGGCTCGAAGAACTGGTTCCGGGATGTTAACCGGCCCTGGAACAAAGAGATGGTTCTTTCCTGGTCCGTACACATAGTCCATCTTTTCTCCCTCCAACAAATATCACTGATCACTCTAAGCTTGcaacattaaaaacaaaaccacaaataataaattactcTACAATCCCATACTTCAAACCCTATAATTACATTAGACTGTAATGTACATTTATGGAGTGCTTGGTTACTAACAGCACTCTACCACTCTTGATTTCATTACTCTAGCTATTAAGGAAATGCGCGGGGAGGGAAAACCAAATAACCAAACATCTATTAGGATACCAAAAAGATGGGCTTCTTATTATATCTTTTaccattattttaaattttaaggcTTACAGGGACTTAAATTGCATTGTAGATATGTTCTTAGTTTAGTACGATTTACAAGTTATAATAGAATCAAAATTTCTATACACTTATTCCTTCGAGAACTGATTAAAGGAAACGACTTCCTTCGAGAACTGATTATTTCTGTTTcaatcaaatagaaaatataaaaaagcaAAAGTAAGTAATTGATTGGTAAACAAACGGTGATAATATTTCCCAGAACTTTCTCGATTTCTAAGTATAGAAACACCAACCCTTTTATGAAGATATCTTTGCTCATAAATTTATTGCTTCCAAAACTTAACTGAAACGTAATCGTCATGATATGTGAGCAAAAAAGAGAActgaaactaataataaaaaccaTAGCCATACCTTTGGAAGAGAAGCTTCCAATGAAAAAGGATGAAGAGAAGAGTTGCAGGCTGCTGATTGCCTTCGAAAATATATTTGGAGTTTTATAAGAGAGCGGGAGAAGCACTCAACGTAGGCGTGGCTCCTAAGTGGCAGATAAGAGAGAAGGTATTTGGAATCTTGCGCCTGTCTATCTTACTGACTTGGAATGCATCCACCTCTTGCCTTCCGTTTCCACACAATTgtctcttttaaatatttatttgctcTTTTTGTATCTACGGTCCTCTATTTTCGGGGGAATTTTCTTCCCACCCCATAAAAGCTTAATCTTATGCATTTTTACACCCATCAAtagttttatcatttcaatttggTCAATTAATTTATCTGATTTATTTGTATAGTTATACATATCATCTTCTACTCTTATAAATATTACTATATGTACaagtaattttatcaaaataataaaatttggaaattGAAGTGATGAGTCTCTTTTGATTATTATAATTCAGTTTAGAGAACATACCAACAAAAGACGAAAAACGAATATCAATATATTTgttctcttctctcttttcttttctttttctatcaaAAACTGAGGGTACTTACATAAAGCATATTTGTATATGAGATGATTATCCTAAATCTGAAAACCAGAAATGGAAGGAAAAGGAGGGCGTAGctaagaaaatggaaaatgagaGTGGGAGTGTGAGAAACGTAGCAAAAATTGAAGGACCGAAACGAAGCAAGGAAAAGGGGTGAAAGTGAGATGGGGACTCATGAGGTTGAGAAAGCAATGCCAAGAGATAACGTGATAAATTGCTCTGTCTCAATTACACCACACATCccttg
This sequence is a window from Gossypium raimondii isolate GPD5lz chromosome 5, ASM2569854v1, whole genome shotgun sequence. Protein-coding genes within it:
- the LOC105770045 gene encoding serine--glyoxylate aminotransferase, yielding MDYVYGPGKNHLFVPGPVNIPEPVLRAMNRNNEDYRSPAIPAMTKNLLEDVKKIFKTSTGTPFLIPTTGTGAWESALTNTLSPGDRTVSFLIGQFSLLWIDQQQRLNFNVDVVESEWGQGANLDILAEKLAADHSHTIKAICIVHNETATGVTNNLATVRKLLDHYRHPALLLVDGVSSICALDFRMDEWGVDVALTGSQKALSLPTGLGIVCASPKALEASKSAKSVRVFFDWNDYLKFYKLGTFWPYTPSIQLLYGLRAALDLIFEEGLDNVIARHTRMGKATRLAVEAWGLKNCTQKEEWYSDTVTAVLVPPYIDSAEIVKRAWKRYNMSLGLGLNKVAGKVFRIGHLGNLNELQLLGCLAGVEMILKDVGYPVKLGSGVAAACAYLQNNIPMIPSRI